Proteins found in one Crassostrea angulata isolate pt1a10 chromosome 3, ASM2561291v2, whole genome shotgun sequence genomic segment:
- the LOC128176083 gene encoding uncharacterized protein LOC128176083: protein MASEESTQGQHFVECNLCQKPVSFFCRRCGVNLCDPCVPVHLRLKSKTGHDVVHFTSREDEKTCLCESHPLNDCSAYCKTCDVPICFLCVSITHKTHEISELSDKIKELNRQGKTEELLNVIAKENERLQSSKQDLEKILNHTTKQLSWLPLNYKKKKDEVTARGEKWHKQIEETVKKLHQELDDMQKEHEAVLQKQKKGFEEMIEKVNEINKKVIELHKSKNAIEIQRFKPMIEKQETLKEFSQYSFPTFFECKIDPNYLQTYFGYVEKTQEKKMSLLENEFKENDLPGRRILEVPTVTSVIDSGFPADEYNNRLYDMTVTDDNKVWMGGASEELKLFDLQGHLHHTVSITNIGMYLCMYNKQVVYSDRKDNTLRMISDTDTVVTMFTTGDWEPYGVTSAASGDLLVCLIKDDQNKVVRYSSTGTVLQEIQYDSQCQPLYKQMNYITENVNGDIIVTDWEKDAVIAVDRLGIFRYSYSDVTGSTVTTDSVGHVIVTDFEGDKIHMLDKGGRFLRYIIPEGGIKDPRGVCILGDGEMMVGEVLTGIAKRIKYLEE from the coding sequence ATGGCATCCGAAGAGTCAACCCAAGGCCAACATTTCGTTGAGTGTAATCTGTGTCAGAAACCAGTGTCCTTTTTCTGCAGACGATGCGGGGTCAATCTCTGTGACCCTTGCGTTCCAGTTCACTTACGCTTGAAATCTAAAACAGGTCATGACGTCGTGCATTTTACCAGCAGGGAGGATGAAAAAACATGCCTGTGTGAGTCCCATCCGCTCAATGATTGTTCCGCATACTGTAAAACGTGCGATGTTCCAATATGCTTCCTTTGTGTTTCCATCACACACAAAACACACGAAATTTCAGAGCTGTCCGATAAAATCAAAGAACTTAATCGACAAGGTAAAACTGAAGAACTTTTAAATGTTATTGCAAAGGAAAACGAAAGACTTCAGTCTTCCAAACAGGATTTAGAAAAAATTCTGAATCATACGACAAAACAGCTGTCATGGTTACCGTTgaattacaaaaagaaaaaagatgaaGTTACAGCCCGGGGAGAAAAGTGGCACAAACAGATCGAAGAGACCGTGAAGAAACTTCACCAGGAACTGGATGACATGCAAAAGGAACACGAGGCTGTACTacagaaacaaaagaaaggGTTTGAAGAAATGATTGAGAAAGtgaatgaaataaacaaaaaagtgaTCGAATTACATAAATCAAAAAACGCCATAGAAATACAAAGATTCAAGCCAATGATTGAAAAACAAGAGACCTTGAAAGAGTTCTCACAGTATTCATTTCCGACAttttttgaatgcaaaatagatccaaattatttacaaacatattttggATACGTTGAAAAAAcacaagaaaagaaaatgtcGCTCTTGGAAAATGAATTCAAAGAAAATGATTTACCGGGTAGAAGAATCTTAGAGGTACCAACAGTTACTTCTGTTATAGACTCTGGGTTCCCTGCTGATGAATATAATAATCGTCTGTATGACATGACCGTTACCGACGATAACAAAGTGTGGATGGGAGGAGCAAGCGAAGAACTGAAGTTGTTTGATCTCCAGGGACACCTCCATCACACCGTCAGCATTACTAACATAGGCATGTACTTATGTATGTACAACAAACAAGTAGTGTACAGTGATAGAAAAGATAACACTTTGAGAATGATATCTGACACCGACACTGTGGTGACGATGTTCACTACCGGGGACTGGGAGCCATACGGCGTCACAAGCGCCGCGTCCGGTGATCTACTGGTCTGTCTCATTAAAGACGATCAGAACAAAGTCGTCCGATACAGCAGTACCGGTACCGTGCTCCAGGAAATCCAGTACGACTCGCAGTGTCAACCTCTGTACAAACAGATGAATTACATCACTGAGAATGTCAACGGGGACATCATTGTAACTGACTGGGAGAAAGACGCAGTCATTGCTGTCGATAGATTAGGCATATTCCGGTACTCGTACTCGGATGTTACAGGTTCTACGGTAACCACTGATTCTGTCGGTCACGTCATCGTTACTGACTTTGAAGGTGACAAGATTCACATGCTGGACAAAGGCGGTCGATTCCTGAGGTACATCATTCCTGAAGGAGGAATAAAAGATCCACGCGGCGTGTGTATCCTTGGTGACGGTGAGATGATGGTGGGAGAGGTTCTGACCGGAATCGCCAAAAGAATCAAATACTTAGAAGAATGA
- the LOC128176084 gene encoding coiled-coil domain-containing protein 112-like isoform X2, translated as MAANVKENEEREKNVLAWRNKMEKSKKGEILRELRKLSVQVVALEREKTTHLYSKRSEFRHDFSVLEELDSKLTGDIKSEQVKVKQQLEKISHMVKRFHKELKDVKPTPEFVEKLKVIMEEIEGTITSFKENQRKQYEELIRDERMTYQEIQAMERKFDAWSQLAEKPDNKSKTPAAPLASARDITKDLPPQVAAFEKFLEETGGIRGGWDEYDHGTFLKFRNRYKGKIIFIKHALVAIPTKTEEEIRDHEEWYQTYLSMNEKKKESIKKWREKKEGEKEEVLSKVESELAEDQQREEQKQQRLKEQIQEEKRQRFSQLNAWKVQKELERAQAEEKKLREALDKAQKEEDRKKEKAELKQKVENYKKEREEEEKFLEEQKKVWEEEEKERHRQNSAREIHRFRDRDQRKIQEKLAKEKEKENEKIQKQKRLDRLREQVDIEVDRDPSRLLKPTAGWTSRLKDKGPSGSGPVIQMPHRAIPSWRQGMT; from the exons atgGCGGCCAATGTAAAGGAG AAtgaagaaagagagaaaaatgtCTTGGCCTGGAGGAACAAAATGGAAAAATCAAAGAAGGGTGAAATCCTCAGAGAACTAAGGAAGTTGAGTGTACA GGTGGTGGCACTGGAAAGGGAGAAAACTACTCACCTGTACAGTAAAAGAAGCGAGTTCCGCCACGACTTCAGTGTACTGGAGGAGTTGGACTCCAAGTTGACGGGAGACATCAAATCAGAGC AAGTGAAAGTAAAACAGCAGCTTGAGAAGATCAGTCACATGGTCAAGCGCTTCCATAAAGAACTGAAGGATGTCAAACCCACGCCAGAGT TTGTAGAGAAACTGAAAGTTATCATGGAGGAGATTGAGGGCACCATAACAAGTTtcaaagaaaatcaaagaaagCA ataTGAGGAGTTGATCAGAGATGAAAGAATGACATATCAGGAAATACAGGCCATGGAAAGAAAATTTGATGCCTGGAGTCAGCTGGCTGAAAAACCGGACAACAAATCGAAGACCCCCGCTGCTCCTCTAGCCAGCGCTAGAGACATCACTAAAGATTTACCCCCACAAGTCGCAGCCTTCGAG AAATTTCTGGAGGAGACTGGTGGAATAAGAGGTGGGTGGGATGAGTATGACCACGGGACATTCCTCAAGTTCAGGAACAGATACAAG GGAAAGATTATTTTCATAAAGCATGCACTGGTAGCCATACCCACCAAAACAGAGGAAGAAATCAGAGACCACGAAGAATGGTACCAGACATATTTGTCCATGAATGAGAAAAAGAAGGAGAGTATTAAGAAATGGAGGGAAAAGAAAGAG GGTGAAAAGGAAGAGGTGCTAAGTAAAGTAGAATCAGAATTAGCAGAGGATCAACAGAGAGAGGAGCAAAAACAGCAAAGGTTAAAGGAACAAATCCAAGAGGAGAAAAGACAGAGATTTAGTCAGCTGAATGCTTGGAAG GTCCAGAAGGAATTAGAAAGAGCTCAGGCAGAGGAAAAGAAATTACGGGAAGCATTGGACAAAGCACAGAAAGAAGAAGATAGGAAGAAAGAAAAG GCTGAGTTGAAACAGAAAGTAGAAAACTACAAGAAAGAGAGGGAGGAGGAAGAGAAATTTTTAGAGGAACAAAAGAAGGTTTGGGAAGAAGAGGAAAAGGAAAGACACAGACAGAATTCTGCCCGAGAGATCCACCGATTTAGGGACAGG GACCAACGGAAAATACAAGAGAAGCTTGCAAAGGAGAAGGAAAAGGAAAATGAGAAAATACAGAAACAGAAACGGCTAGACAGATTAAGAGAACAG GTTGATATTGAGGTTGATCGCGATCCCAGCAGACTGTTGAAACCCACAGCAGGATGGACATCCAGACTGAAGGACAAGGGACCATCAGGGTCAGGACCCGTCATACAAATGCCACACAG GGCTATCCCTTCCTGGCGCCAGGGAATGACATAA
- the LOC128176084 gene encoding coiled-coil domain-containing protein 112-like isoform X1 has protein sequence MAANVKENEEREKNVLAWRNKMEKSKKGEILRELRKLSVQVVALEREKTTHLYSKRSEFRHDFSVLEELDSKLTGDIKSEQVKVKQQLEKISHMVKRFHKELKDVKPTPEFVEKLKVIMEEIEGTITSFKENQRKQYEELIRDERMTYQEIQAMERKFDAWSQLAEKPDNKSKTPAAPLASARDITKDLPPQVAAFEKFLEETGGIRGGWDEYDHGTFLKFRNRYKGKIIFIKHALVAIPTKTEEEIRDHEEWYQTYLSMNEKKKESIKKWREKKEGEKEEVLSKVESELAEDQQREEQKQQRLKEQIQEEKRQRFSQLNAWKVQKELERAQAEEKKLREALDKAQKEEDRKKEKAELKQKVENYKKEREEEEKFLEEQKKVWEEEEKERHRQNSAREIHRFRDRDQRKIQEKLAKEKEKENEKIQKQKRLDRLREQVDIEVDRDPSRLLKPTAGWTSRLKDKGPSGSGPVIQMPHRYILHSSYKVYICVNMN, from the exons atgGCGGCCAATGTAAAGGAG AAtgaagaaagagagaaaaatgtCTTGGCCTGGAGGAACAAAATGGAAAAATCAAAGAAGGGTGAAATCCTCAGAGAACTAAGGAAGTTGAGTGTACA GGTGGTGGCACTGGAAAGGGAGAAAACTACTCACCTGTACAGTAAAAGAAGCGAGTTCCGCCACGACTTCAGTGTACTGGAGGAGTTGGACTCCAAGTTGACGGGAGACATCAAATCAGAGC AAGTGAAAGTAAAACAGCAGCTTGAGAAGATCAGTCACATGGTCAAGCGCTTCCATAAAGAACTGAAGGATGTCAAACCCACGCCAGAGT TTGTAGAGAAACTGAAAGTTATCATGGAGGAGATTGAGGGCACCATAACAAGTTtcaaagaaaatcaaagaaagCA ataTGAGGAGTTGATCAGAGATGAAAGAATGACATATCAGGAAATACAGGCCATGGAAAGAAAATTTGATGCCTGGAGTCAGCTGGCTGAAAAACCGGACAACAAATCGAAGACCCCCGCTGCTCCTCTAGCCAGCGCTAGAGACATCACTAAAGATTTACCCCCACAAGTCGCAGCCTTCGAG AAATTTCTGGAGGAGACTGGTGGAATAAGAGGTGGGTGGGATGAGTATGACCACGGGACATTCCTCAAGTTCAGGAACAGATACAAG GGAAAGATTATTTTCATAAAGCATGCACTGGTAGCCATACCCACCAAAACAGAGGAAGAAATCAGAGACCACGAAGAATGGTACCAGACATATTTGTCCATGAATGAGAAAAAGAAGGAGAGTATTAAGAAATGGAGGGAAAAGAAAGAG GGTGAAAAGGAAGAGGTGCTAAGTAAAGTAGAATCAGAATTAGCAGAGGATCAACAGAGAGAGGAGCAAAAACAGCAAAGGTTAAAGGAACAAATCCAAGAGGAGAAAAGACAGAGATTTAGTCAGCTGAATGCTTGGAAG GTCCAGAAGGAATTAGAAAGAGCTCAGGCAGAGGAAAAGAAATTACGGGAAGCATTGGACAAAGCACAGAAAGAAGAAGATAGGAAGAAAGAAAAG GCTGAGTTGAAACAGAAAGTAGAAAACTACAAGAAAGAGAGGGAGGAGGAAGAGAAATTTTTAGAGGAACAAAAGAAGGTTTGGGAAGAAGAGGAAAAGGAAAGACACAGACAGAATTCTGCCCGAGAGATCCACCGATTTAGGGACAGG GACCAACGGAAAATACAAGAGAAGCTTGCAAAGGAGAAGGAAAAGGAAAATGAGAAAATACAGAAACAGAAACGGCTAGACAGATTAAGAGAACAG GTTGATATTGAGGTTGATCGCGATCCCAGCAGACTGTTGAAACCCACAGCAGGATGGACATCCAGACTGAAGGACAAGGGACCATCAGGGTCAGGACCCGTCATACAAATGCCACACAGGTATATACTTCATAGCTCATATAAGGTGTATATTTGCGTAAATATGAACTGA
- the LOC128177872 gene encoding peptide-N(4)-(N-acetyl-beta-glucosaminyl)asparagine amidase-like has translation MASVFTTVKQLVEENSQEQFLDAAKLLLKFADNVINNPTEPKYRKIRLGNPTVESKLLPVAGALECLFEMGFVEDGEFLTLPPNTSLEIIRQIRKDLNEYVETMGKVNGEQASQTPTPPVTIRAPPQAPATTGAPSQTPSTTRAPPQVPATTRMPPNPLQDKSQQEINQMERRFFSKIQNSLVHVLMYEDPTLQKKARAIIPVETLKKEAHRKLEEIKKAEKAAVTSIDFRDLMLLELLAWFKNSFFSWVDAPKCDNCGGETQSVGMAEPTPDEIRWQANRVENYKCNRCQRFVRFPRYNHPEKLLETRCGRCGEWANCFTLCCRAVGFEARYVLDWTDHVWTEVYSEIQKRWLHCDPCENVCDKPLLYEAGWGKKLTYVLAFSKDEVQDVSWRYSAKHAEMLGRRNECRESWLVQVVHRLWKAKEPSNSPERNEEMKRRLLIELVEFMTPKSSDGQNLSGRTTGSLAWRMARGEIGSSQAPTSAEPFVFKLTEEERRSKVFHVKYSCAKDEYIRVSKNSEVIKPFSSCVNKQQNVFRKEERDWKMAYLARTEGSSSAEISWKFDFSGMEIDKIEICTSSQTFENGVISWRLCSKNQCAMLTGDPEVKTYSELSGEDEMTLTAMLSGGKGEVAWQHTQMFRQKIDDTNFHPLDVKVFFK, from the exons ATGGCTTCTGTATTTACAACTGTCAAACAACTTGTGGAGGAAAATTCGCAAGAACAGTTCTTGGATGCTGCTAAACTACTGCTAAAGTTTGCAGATAATGTTATCAATAATCCGACTGAACCAAAATATCGGAAGATACGACTTGGAAATCCCACAGTAGAATCCAAATTACTCCCGGTTGCTGGGGCTTTGGAGTGCTTGTTTGAGATGGGATTTGTTGAG GATGGGGAATTCCTGACATTACCACCAAACACTTCCCTTGAAATCATAAGACAGATTCGAAAggatttaaatgaatatgttgAGACGATGGGGAAAGTAAATGGAGAACAAGCATCACAGACTCCAACTCCACCAGTCACCATCAGGGCACCTCCTCAAGCACCTGCCACCACTGGGGCACCATCTCAAACACCTTCCACCACCAGGGCACCACCTCAAGTACCTGCTACCACCAGGATGCCACCTAATCCTCTACAGGATAAATCTCAGCAGGAAATTAAT cAAATGGAAAGAAGGTTCTTTAGCAAAATACAGAATAGTCTTGTCCATGTTTTGATGTATGAAGATCCAACACTTCAAAAGAAAGCAAGAGCTATAATCCCAGTAGAAACCTTGAAAAAGGAAGCTCATAGAAAGTTAGAGGAAATCAAGAAAGCTGAAAAGGCAGCAGTGACAAGCATAGACTTCAGAGACCTCATGCTGTTGGAATTATTAGCATGGTTCAAAAACTCTTTCTTTAGCTGGGTGGATGCACCAAAGTGTGATAACTGTGGTGGAGAGACTCAGAGTGTTGGAATGGCAGAGCCAACTCCAGACGAAATCCGATGGCAGGCCAACAGAGTGGAGAACTATAAATGCAACAGATGCCAAAGGTTCGTCAGATTTCCCAGATACAATCACCCTGAAAAACTCCTTGAAACCCGGTGCGGCCGGTGTGGGGAATGGGCCAATTGCTTCACTCTGTGTTGTCGGGCTGTGGGCTTCGAGGCCAGGTATGTGTTGGACTGGACCGACCATGTTTGGACTGAGGTGTACTCGGAAATTCAAAAAAGATGGCTGCACTGTGATCCATGTGAAAATGTCTGTGATAAACCTCTTCTATATGAGGCTGGATGGGGCAAAAAACTGACCTATGTTCTGGCTTTCTCCAAGGACGAAGTTCAAGATGTTTCTTGGAGGTATTCTGCAAAACATGCGGAAATGCTTGGTAGAAGAAATGAATGCAGGGAGTCTTGGTTGGTGCAAGTGGTTCACAGGCTGTGGAAAGCTAAGGAGCCGAGTAATTCCCCAGAAAGAAATGAGGAGATGAAAAGGAGGCTACTAATAGAGTTGGTAGAGTTCATGACCCCTAAATCTAGTGATGGCCAAAATTTATCAG GTAGAACAACTGGTTCCTTGGCTTGGCGGATGGCTCGAGGTGAAATAGGTTCATCCCAGGCTCCAACCAGTGCAGAACCCTTTGTATTTAAACTCACAGAAGAAGAACGGAGGTCGAAAGTTTTTCATGTAAAGTACAGCTGTGCCAAGGATGAATACATCAGGGTGTCGAAGAACAGCGAGGTGATCAAGCCATTTTCCTCCTGTGTGAACAAGCAGCAAAATGTATTTCGGAAGGAAGAGAGGGATTGGAAGATGGCTTATCTTGCCAGGACTGAGGGCTCTTCTTCCGCAGAAATTTCCTGGAAGTTTGACTTTTCAG GTATGGAAATTGACAAAATAGAGATTTGTACATCAAGTCAAACTTTCGAGAATGGAGTCATATCATGGCGTTTGTGCAGCAAAAACCAGTGTGCAATGTTGACAG GAGACCCAGAAGTTAAGACCTACAGCGAGCTCTCTGGAGAAGATGAAATGACTCTTACGGCCATGTTGAGTGGAGGGAAGGGAGAAGTTGCATGGCAACACACACAGATGTTCCGACAGAAAATTGACGACACAAACTTTCATCCTTTAGAcgttaaagttttctttaagtag